The Vibrio splendidus genome has a window encoding:
- the ylqF gene encoding ribosome biogenesis GTPase YlqF — MVNSSIQWFPGHMHKARKEIEEVIPQVDVIIEVLDARIPFSSENPMISSLRGDKPCVKVLNKRDLADPELTERWIEHFEKEQGVKAIAITTSVKEEVNHVMELVRKLAPHREQMGKNIRTMIMGIPNVGKSTIINCLAGRTIAVTGNQPAVTRRQQRINLQNGVILSDTPGILWPKVENPHSGFRLAATGAVKDTAMEYDEVAFYTVEYLAKQYPHLLQERYQIEELPESDIELMEAIGRKRGALRAGGHIDIHKCSEILLHELRSGTLGKVTLELPEMITKELVEVEEAAALKAEQQIKKKEERRKRYLKNKR; from the coding sequence ATGGTTAACAGTAGTATTCAATGGTTTCCGGGTCACATGCATAAAGCCCGCAAAGAAATCGAAGAAGTTATCCCACAGGTTGATGTGATCATCGAAGTACTGGACGCTCGTATCCCGTTCAGTAGTGAAAACCCAATGATCTCTTCACTGCGCGGCGATAAGCCTTGTGTAAAAGTGTTGAACAAGCGCGACCTTGCTGATCCTGAGCTTACTGAGCGTTGGATTGAGCACTTCGAGAAAGAGCAAGGCGTTAAAGCGATTGCCATTACCACCAGCGTAAAAGAAGAAGTTAACCACGTGATGGAGCTAGTACGTAAACTGGCACCGCACCGTGAGCAAATGGGCAAGAATATTCGAACAATGATTATGGGTATCCCTAACGTGGGTAAATCGACCATTATCAACTGTTTGGCTGGACGTACGATTGCGGTAACGGGCAACCAACCTGCGGTAACTCGTCGCCAACAACGTATCAACCTGCAAAACGGAGTGATCCTTTCAGATACTCCTGGGATCCTTTGGCCTAAAGTAGAAAACCCACACAGCGGCTTCCGTTTAGCTGCGACTGGTGCGGTAAAAGATACAGCAATGGAATACGACGAAGTGGCATTCTACACAGTAGAATACCTAGCAAAGCAGTACCCTCACCTACTGCAGGAACGCTACCAAATTGAAGAACTGCCAGAGTCTGACATCGAATTGATGGAAGCGATTGGTCGTAAGCGTGGTGCACTTCGTGCAGGTGGTCATATAGACATTCACAAATGTTCGGAAATCCTTCTTCATGAACTTCGCAGTGGTACTTTAGGTAAAGTAACGCTAGAACTACCAGAGATGATCACCAAAGAGTTGGTTGAAGTAGAAGAAGCGGCTGCACTGAAAGCTGAGCAGCAGATTAAGAAGAAAGAAGAGCGCCGTAAGCGTTACTTAAAGAACAAGCGCTAA